The genome window TGGTCCAGACTGGGCAGCTACGTCCGGCAGAAGTCTACTTGCTGAGAGTGGAAGACCGGGGTTCCGGTCTTTATTACATGGGCGTGGTCTCGGCCCCCGGGAAGTGGTCAGTCTCCGGCTCCAGGAGTAGCGAAGGGTGTGCGAAAAGCCCGAACAAGGGTCCAGGCGAGCCTGGGGGCGGAGTCTCAGCCATTCCGCGTTTCCTGGGCGGGTCCTGGGATggcagccccgccccgccccgcgccccgcgccaGCGGGGCGGGGCCCAGCGGCGGTTCGCGCCGGGGACGGGGACTCGCGCGCCTGCGCCGGCCGGCCCAGTTCAGCAAGACCCTTAAAGAAAGGGGTTGGTACCGTCCTGTTGGGGCGGGTTGAGCAGCCCCGCGGAGCCCGACAAGGGTAGCAGGGGCTGCGGCAGGCCTGCGGGCGGCGGTGTGAAATCGCTCGCCTGTGGGAAGACGCTGACTGAGGTGGGGAGGGTCACGCCGCCTGGCACGCTGCTGagcgggaggggcagggaggcgcTGTAGGTCATGGAGCCCAAGGGCGCGGCGATGGGCCCGCTGGCCGCCAGGCCCAGCGCCGGCGACCCGCTGCGCATCTGATTCAGGGTCCGCCCGCCCTGCTCGCTCCCACCAAACGGGTTGGTGGGGGATGGAGCACTGAGACCTGCAGAACGACAGTGGGTGGGGGCTTGGAGCGGGCCTAGGGATATAGCCCTAAGTGGGATCTTAGAAATAGGGAAGAAGAGTAAGATTTTAGGGCAGGGGTTTGGGCTTTgaaaagagagatggagagaaagcaGGGGTCCCCAGTGTTGAACTCCTGCAGGGATGACGGGTTGTCCTACCTGTGAGGAAGGGGTTCCGGGTCTTTGCAGCCTGGGGTACCTTGACTAATGAGTCAAGGTTGACCAAGGAGGAGGCGGAGGGACCCAGGAAGGACTCAGGAGTCCGGCATGTTCTTGCCTCCTTGCTGGGTTGGGTTAACGCTTCCCCGAGTACACTCAGGTCAAAGGAATCTGACTCTTTGGTGCCATTTTGCTTGGAACTGGGGATGGAGTCTCCAAACAGATCCAGCGCTAAAAGAGAAATGATAGGACTCATTGGTAGGGAGAGGGGACGGTCACTGTGGGAGGAAGAGGGCAGACGCCAGGTCTGGGTGGGCCCTTCATGCCCAAGAGGTGCATCACTCCTGCCTCCTGCTTACCCACAGGACTGCTGGGCTTcccagagggcagggcctgggcacaCTCCAGCCCTTCCTTGGTCTCTGTGGATACGGGAGGTTTGGCAAATGGATCAAAGGTCGAGGTGCCACCTAGAGCTAGCCAAGGAGGACGAGGGAGATGAGTTGGCAAAAAAGTTAGGTACTTGTCTGACCCCTTTCCAAGTAAGCAGCCCTTTTGACACAGGATGCTGTTGCCCCCTCAAACTGAAAGGGGGCCACTCAGAAGCCCTCTAGCCCCTCACCCATACCCTCTCACCCTCCACTTACCAGGCATGTTGGAGGTTTCCACTGAGGCCCCCCAAGGGTCAGCCCCAGTGTCAGGGAGTTTATGGGGGGAGTCCTGTGCCCAGGGGTCTGCGTTGGATGCTCTGGCAGGTAGCACTGGGGTCCGGCTCCATGGCTCAGAGGAGGAGAGCATGGGAGGCAAGTCCCAGGGCTGGCTCCTGGACAGGGCACTTCCCGAGGAGACAGGAGACCAGGGGTCTGCAGAAGGCCCCCAGGAGGAGCCACTGGGCTCTATATTGGGCCTGAGACCTGTAACAGGAACAGCACAGACATGATGACCCCAGATCCACCCTTAACCCTCTTGTCCAGGGCCCTTCCCAGTCACCCAGACCAAGCTGGGAGGCTAACAGACCAGCTTCACAGATAGGATGTTGACTCAGACCCACTCAGCAACCTGGAGCTCCTACTCAGCAAGGTATCCCAGGAGCCTGGACTCCCAGGCATGGGCAGGTCAGGCCACCATCCCAGtcagggaagggctgggggtaGGAAAGCCAGGGTGACCAGGAGCAAGAAGAGAACATCTCTTGAATCTCTCACAAACTGGGCTCCTCCATCCCTTACTACAGCCCGTGTCacagaggaagctgaggctgagGGAG of Manis javanica isolate MJ-LG chromosome 4, MJ_LKY, whole genome shotgun sequence contains these proteins:
- the EPN3 gene encoding epsin-3 isoform X2; the protein is MTTSALRRQVKNIVHNYSEAEIKVREATSNDPWGPPSSLMSEIADLTFNTVAFAEVMGMLWRRLNDSGKNWRHVYKALALLDYLLKTGSERVAQQCRENLCTIQTLKDFQHIDRDGKDQGVNVREKVKQVMALLRDEERLRQERTHALKTKERMALEGMAISSGQLGFSRRHGDDYGRSHGSPSSYNSSSSSPRYTSDLEQARPQTSGEEELQLQLALAMSREEAEKEVRSWQAADSPMANGAGAVVRRWQDREPGREEKEEEKLKTSQSSILDLADIFTPTLALPSTHCSADPWDIPGLRPNIEPSGSSWGPSADPWSPVSSGSALSRSQPWDLPPMLSSSEPWSRTPVLPARASNADPWAQDSPHKLPDTGADPWGASVETSNMPALGGTSTFDPFAKPPVSTETKEGLECAQALPSGKPSSPVALDLFGDSIPSSKQNGTKESDSFDLSVLGEALTQPSKEARTCRTPESFLGPSASSLVNLDSLVKVPQAAKTRNPFLTGLSAPSPTNPFGGSEQGGRTLNQMRSGSPALGLAASGPIAAPLGSMTYSASLPLPLSSVPGGVTLPTSVSVFPQASDFTPPPAGLPQPLLPLSGSAGLLNPPQQDGTNPFL